The Bordetella sp. FB-8 genome includes a window with the following:
- the ddpX gene encoding D-alanyl-D-alanine dipeptidase, whose protein sequence is MSLASLVSITPETHGLEIDLAYATADNITGQPIYRQAHCLLLAQAEAALRRAVNIARQAGCTLRIFDAYRPPQAQQALWNFLPDARYVADPRQGSNHSRGTAVDLTLIDTDGQALDMGTGFDDMTLASAHFHDGLPQAIQRNRLLLLGIMNAAGFAHISSEWWHYELPGSRTALPLIEDGAGHTLRLM, encoded by the coding sequence ATGAGCCTCGCTTCCCTCGTCAGCATCACCCCCGAAACCCACGGCCTCGAGATCGACCTGGCCTACGCCACGGCCGACAACATCACCGGCCAGCCCATCTACCGCCAGGCGCACTGCCTGCTGCTGGCCCAGGCCGAAGCGGCCCTGCGCCGCGCCGTGAACATCGCCCGTCAGGCCGGCTGCACGCTGCGCATCTTCGATGCCTACCGTCCGCCCCAGGCGCAGCAAGCGCTGTGGAACTTTTTGCCCGATGCGCGCTACGTGGCCGATCCCAGGCAGGGTTCGAACCACAGCCGCGGCACGGCGGTGGACCTGACGCTGATCGACACCGACGGACAGGCGCTGGACATGGGCACCGGCTTTGACGACATGACGCTGGCGTCGGCCCATTTCCATGACGGCCTGCCGCAGGCCATACAGCGCAACCGTCTGCTGCTGCTGGGCATCATGAACGCCGCGGGCTTTGCGCATATCTCCAGTGAGTGGTGGCATTACGAACTGCCCGGCTCGCGGACCGCCTTGCCCTTGATCGAAGACGGCGCCGGGCATACGCTGCGCCTGATGTAG
- a CDS encoding ABC transporter substrate-binding protein, which translates to MKLAFGAALLRSTTLACALVATLATAQPARAGTPKDMLVMATMLDEFSTLDPGEVYELMPEEYVANTYDRLVRVDLSDPSHFKGDVAQSWTVSSDGLTYTFKLRPGLKFHSGNPLSADDVAWSIQRCVLLDKGAAAVLQGIGLTAANVRQNVRKIDDQTVSITTDHVYSPTFVLNVLGAWPASVVDRKLLEQHEQNGDFGNAWLRTHEAGSGIFKLVKWTANDSLILQRYDAHADPALLKRIVLEHVPETSGQRLMLENGDADIARNLGDNDIDALAKNGKAKSLAVPQATLLYLGLNVKNPYLARHDVQQAIKWLIDYQGIQDHIAKHTYKVHQTFLPEGFLGAIDDNPYHQDVARAKSLLAKAGLPNGFKVTMDVRNGYPYGDIAQAIQANLALAGIQVELIPGDNKQTLAKYRARKHDIYIGEWSADYIDPHSNAQGFAWNPDNSDNSPYKMLAWRNGWNIPQLTKETDAALTEPSAQRRAQLYEIMQKQMLANSPFVIMFQRVSQVTMRPGVSGIEVGPINDLVSYRHLTKQ; encoded by the coding sequence ATGAAACTGGCATTTGGCGCGGCATTGCTGCGATCGACAACACTGGCCTGTGCGTTGGTGGCGACCCTGGCCACCGCGCAGCCGGCCCGGGCCGGCACACCCAAGGACATGCTGGTGATGGCCACCATGCTCGACGAGTTCTCGACCCTGGATCCAGGCGAGGTCTACGAGCTGATGCCCGAGGAATACGTCGCCAACACCTACGATCGCCTGGTGCGGGTCGACCTGTCCGACCCCTCGCATTTCAAGGGTGACGTGGCGCAATCGTGGACGGTGAGCAGCGACGGCCTGACCTACACCTTCAAACTGCGCCCGGGCCTGAAATTCCATTCGGGCAACCCCTTGTCGGCCGACGACGTGGCCTGGTCCATCCAGCGCTGCGTGCTGCTCGACAAGGGCGCGGCCGCGGTGCTGCAAGGCATAGGCCTTACCGCCGCGAACGTGCGCCAGAACGTGCGCAAGATCGACGACCAGACGGTCAGCATCACCACCGACCACGTCTATTCGCCGACCTTCGTGCTCAATGTGCTGGGCGCCTGGCCCGCCTCGGTAGTGGACCGCAAGCTGCTGGAGCAGCATGAACAGAACGGCGATTTCGGCAACGCCTGGCTGCGCACGCACGAAGCCGGATCGGGCATCTTCAAACTGGTGAAGTGGACCGCCAACGACAGCCTGATCCTGCAGCGCTACGATGCCCATGCCGACCCGGCCCTGCTCAAGCGCATCGTGCTCGAGCATGTGCCCGAGACGTCCGGGCAGCGCCTGATGCTCGAGAACGGCGACGCCGACATCGCCCGCAATCTGGGCGATAACGACATCGACGCGCTGGCCAAGAACGGCAAGGCCAAGTCGCTGGCCGTGCCGCAGGCCACGCTGCTGTACCTGGGCCTGAACGTGAAGAATCCCTACCTGGCCAGGCACGATGTGCAGCAGGCCATCAAGTGGCTGATCGACTACCAGGGCATCCAGGACCACATCGCCAAGCACACCTACAAGGTCCACCAGACCTTTCTTCCCGAAGGCTTTCTGGGTGCGATCGACGATAACCCGTATCACCAGGACGTGGCCCGCGCCAAGTCCCTGCTGGCCAAGGCCGGCCTGCCCAATGGCTTTAAGGTGACCATGGATGTGCGCAACGGCTACCCCTACGGCGACATCGCCCAGGCGATACAGGCCAATCTGGCGCTGGCCGGCATCCAGGTCGAGCTCATACCGGGCGACAACAAGCAGACCTTGGCCAAGTACCGCGCGCGCAAGCACGACATCTACATCGGCGAATGGTCGGCCGACTACATAGACCCGCACAGCAATGCGCAGGGGTTTGCCTGGAATCCGGACAATTCCGACAATTCCCCCTACAAGATGCTGGCCTGGCGCAACGGCTGGAACATCCCGCAGCTGACCAAGGAAACCGACGCGGCCCTGACCGAACCGTCGGCGCAGCGGCGCGCCCAGCTCTACGAGATCATGCAAAAGCAGATGCTGGCGAACTCGCCTTTCGTCATCATGTTCCAGCGCGTCTCGCAAGTAACCATGCGTCCGGGCGTGAGCGGCATCGAAGTCGGACCGATCAACGATCTGGTTTCGTACCGCCATCTGACCAAGCAATGA
- a CDS encoding ABC transporter permease: MMPGKAAMRWALRAGGGALTLAATFAGLLAVTFFIGRKVPIDPVLAVVGDHASASAYAAARAQMGLDRSLPVQFALYVRDVLHGNLGMSLLTSNPVRNDILRVFPATLELATLAIFIGILVGVPLGVVAATHHNRAIDHVARLVGLIGSSMPIFWLGLMGLLLFYAKLHWVAGPGRIDPAYDGMVDTRTGSLLIDALLAGEWDVFRNALAHIVLPACLLGYYSVAYLSRMTRAFMLEQLGQEYIITARVKGVPERRVVWRHALGNIAVPLLTIVALAYSNLLEGSVLTEIVFSWPGIGSYLTGALMNADMNAVLGSTLTIGALFILINLITDMLYRVFDPRVRT; encoded by the coding sequence ATGATGCCGGGCAAGGCGGCAATGCGCTGGGCGCTGCGCGCCGGCGGCGGGGCGCTGACGCTGGCGGCCACCTTCGCCGGCCTGCTGGCCGTGACGTTCTTCATCGGCCGCAAGGTGCCCATCGACCCGGTACTGGCCGTGGTGGGCGATCACGCCTCGGCCAGCGCCTATGCCGCGGCGCGCGCGCAGATGGGGCTGGACCGGTCGCTGCCCGTGCAATTCGCACTGTATGTGCGCGATGTGTTGCACGGCAACCTGGGCATGTCGCTGCTCACGTCCAATCCGGTGCGCAACGACATCCTGCGCGTGTTCCCCGCCACGCTCGAGCTGGCCACGCTAGCCATATTCATCGGCATACTGGTGGGCGTGCCGCTGGGCGTGGTGGCCGCCACGCATCACAATCGCGCCATCGACCACGTCGCGCGCTTGGTCGGACTGATAGGCAGCTCGATGCCTATCTTCTGGCTGGGCCTGATGGGCCTGCTGCTGTTCTACGCCAAGCTGCACTGGGTGGCCGGCCCCGGCCGCATCGATCCGGCCTACGACGGCATGGTCGACACGCGAACCGGCAGCCTGCTGATCGACGCATTGCTGGCAGGCGAATGGGACGTCTTTCGCAATGCGCTGGCGCACATTGTGCTGCCGGCCTGCCTCCTGGGCTATTACTCGGTCGCGTACCTGAGCCGCATGACGCGCGCCTTCATGCTCGAACAGCTGGGACAGGAATACATCATCACCGCGCGGGTCAAGGGCGTGCCCGAACGGCGCGTGGTGTGGCGTCATGCCTTGGGCAACATCGCCGTGCCGCTGTTGACCATCGTCGCGCTGGCCTACAGCAATCTGCTGGAAGGCTCTGTGCTCACCGAGATCGTCTTTTCCTGGCCGGGCATCGGTTCGTACCTCACTGGCGCGCTCATGAACGCCGACATGAACGCCGTGCTGGGCAGTACGCTGACCATCGGCGCCCTGTTCATTCTCATCAACCTGATCACCGATATGCTGTATCGCGTCTTCGACCCGCGGGTGCGCACATGA
- the nikC gene encoding nickel transporter permease, which produces MKPATGTATDTRRRAWLLNAEPATRAQAMLGQAYRRWRRLAANPLSLCGLAVLALLALTALIGPLLPLQDPLRQVLADRLLPPGSPSHWLGTDELGRDILSRLVHGARLTLAIAVLVVVVVVPIGLLIGTAAGFFGGWVDRVLMRLTDIALAFPKIVLALALAAALGPGVFNAVLAISITAWPAYARLARAETLRHARADFIHAARMQGASRLRLLLRYIMPLCASSVIVRATLDMAGIILSVAGLGFLGLGAQPPSPEWGYMVASGRNVLLDAWWVCTLPGLAILIVSLAFNLLGDGLRDVFDPRHGD; this is translated from the coding sequence ATGAAGCCTGCGACCGGCACTGCTACGGACACGCGCCGCCGCGCCTGGCTCCTGAACGCCGAGCCCGCCACGCGCGCGCAGGCGATGCTGGGCCAGGCCTACCGGCGCTGGCGCCGGCTGGCCGCCAACCCCCTGTCGTTGTGCGGCCTGGCGGTGCTGGCGCTGCTGGCCCTGACCGCCTTGATCGGCCCGCTACTGCCGCTGCAGGATCCGCTCAGGCAGGTCCTGGCCGACCGCCTGCTGCCGCCCGGCAGCCCCAGCCACTGGCTGGGCACCGACGAGCTGGGCCGCGACATCCTTTCGCGGCTGGTGCATGGCGCGCGGCTGACGCTGGCTATCGCCGTGCTGGTGGTCGTGGTGGTGGTGCCCATCGGCCTGCTGATCGGCACGGCGGCAGGATTCTTCGGCGGCTGGGTCGACCGCGTGCTGATGCGCCTGACCGACATCGCGCTGGCTTTTCCAAAGATCGTGCTGGCCTTGGCGCTGGCGGCCGCGCTGGGACCCGGCGTGTTCAACGCGGTGCTCGCCATTTCGATCACGGCCTGGCCGGCCTATGCCCGGCTGGCGCGCGCGGAGACGCTGCGCCATGCCCGCGCGGACTTCATTCACGCCGCCCGCATGCAGGGCGCGTCGCGCCTGCGCCTGCTGCTGCGCTACATCATGCCGCTGTGCGCCTCGTCGGTGATCGTGCGGGCCACGCTGGACATGGCCGGCATCATCCTGAGCGTGGCGGGACTGGGTTTCCTGGGACTGGGCGCCCAGCCTCCCAGTCCGGAATGGGGCTATATGGTCGCCTCGGGCCGCAACGTGCTCCTCGACGCCTGGTGGGTCTGCACGCTGCCCGGTTTGGCCATCCTGATCGTGAGTCTGGCCTTCAATCTGTTGGGCGACGGCCTGCGCGACGTCTTCGATCCGCGCCACGGAGATTGA
- a CDS encoding ABC transporter ATP-binding protein, with amino-acid sequence MPACRGHAPGALCDIDLLQIAFPGPDRQWTPAVRGVSLTLAPGERLGIVGESGSGKSLTGRALLGQLPPAARMSAQTLRYAGRDLLAMPAAERRRLCGQEMGMILQDPKYSLNPVMTVGRQMREAWALRNPGMKRREMDERVLASLDAVRIRDPRRVAASYAHELSGGMGQRVMIAMMAANGPRLLVADEPTSALDVLVAMQVLDVLDDMVARHGTGLIFISHDLPLVGAFCDRVAVMYAGRIVETCAASELRQAQHPYTRALLAASPTLMDQPERLPVIQRDPAWLQAEQASKP; translated from the coding sequence ATACCCGCATGCCGCGGGCACGCGCCCGGCGCGCTCTGCGATATCGACCTGCTGCAGATAGCCTTTCCCGGCCCCGACCGGCAATGGACGCCGGCCGTGCGCGGTGTGTCGCTCACCCTGGCGCCGGGTGAGCGGCTGGGCATCGTCGGTGAATCGGGTTCGGGAAAATCCCTCACCGGCCGCGCGCTGCTGGGACAGCTGCCACCTGCGGCGCGCATGTCGGCCCAGACTCTGCGCTATGCGGGTCGCGACCTGCTCGCCATGCCCGCAGCCGAACGTCGCCGGCTGTGCGGACAGGAAATGGGCATGATCCTGCAGGACCCAAAATACTCGCTCAACCCGGTGATGACCGTGGGCAGGCAGATGCGCGAGGCCTGGGCGCTGCGCAATCCCGGCATGAAGCGGCGCGAGATGGACGAACGGGTGCTGGCCTCGCTGGATGCGGTGCGCATCCGCGACCCCAGGCGGGTGGCGGCCTCCTATGCGCACGAGCTCTCCGGCGGCATGGGACAGCGCGTGATGATCGCCATGATGGCGGCCAACGGCCCGCGTCTGCTGGTGGCCGACGAGCCCACCAGCGCGCTCGACGTGCTGGTGGCCATGCAGGTGCTGGACGTACTGGACGACATGGTCGCCCGGCACGGCACCGGCCTGATCTTCATCAGCCACGATCTGCCCCTGGTGGGCGCCTTCTGCGACCGCGTGGCGGTGATGTATGCCGGCCGCATCGTGGAAACCTGCGCGGCGTCCGAGCTGCGCCAGGCGCAACACCCCTATACCCGCGCCCTGCTCGCCGCCAGTCCCACACTGATGGACCAGCCCGAGCGTCTGCCCGTGATACAGCGCGACCCGGCATGGCTGCAGGCCGAGCAAGCGAGCAAACCATGA
- a CDS encoding ABC transporter ATP-binding protein has translation MIDVQDVSICFPGRGGPVQAVRGARFQVAAGQAYGLVGESGSGKTTLLRAIGGLMPLDTGRIVLESQPGPQSERRLSRQAQMVFQDPYASLHPGFTVDRTLREPLAINGMDRHDERIAQILHSVGLEPTLRFRYPHQLSGGQRQRVAIARALIVEPRVLLLDEPTSALDVSVQAEILNLLRVLHRERGLTLILVSHNLAVVGFLCSRIAVMRQGEIVEHTTTEALRQGQAAHEYTRSLLQAAQGYRRRTA, from the coding sequence ATGATCGACGTGCAGGATGTGAGCATCTGCTTCCCCGGCCGCGGCGGTCCGGTGCAGGCGGTGCGCGGCGCCCGCTTCCAGGTCGCCGCGGGCCAAGCCTACGGCCTGGTGGGCGAATCGGGCTCGGGCAAGACGACGCTGTTGCGCGCCATCGGCGGACTGATGCCGCTGGACACCGGCCGCATCGTGCTCGAGTCCCAGCCCGGCCCGCAATCGGAGCGGCGCCTATCGCGCCAGGCGCAGATGGTCTTCCAGGATCCCTATGCGTCCTTGCATCCGGGCTTTACCGTGGACCGCACCCTGCGTGAACCCCTGGCCATCAACGGCATGGACCGGCACGACGAACGCATCGCCCAGATCCTGCATTCGGTGGGCCTGGAGCCGACCTTGCGCTTTCGCTATCCGCATCAGCTATCCGGCGGACAGCGCCAGCGGGTCGCCATCGCCCGCGCGCTCATCGTCGAGCCCCGCGTGCTGCTGCTGGACGAACCGACCTCGGCGCTGGATGTCTCGGTACAGGCAGAAATTCTCAACCTCCTGCGCGTGTTGCACCGTGAGCGCGGCCTGACGCTCATCCTGGTCAGCCACAACCTGGCCGTGGTGGGTTTTCTATGCTCGCGCATCGCGGTCATGCGCCAGGGCGAGATCGTCGAGCACACGACCACCGAGGCGCTCCGGCAGGGACAGGCCGCCCACGAATACACGCGCAGCCTGCTGCAGGCCGCCCAGGGCTATCGCCGCCGTACGGCATGA
- a CDS encoding GGDEF domain-containing protein, whose product MLTSLSILFAVMTLANFMSLAIFGSLRHAGIPGISRWMAANLLAIAGMLLYALRDASSSFLLVVLGNALFCCAIVQGYQGCRQFFRRPPAMLLPYLGLLIAIAAICYWNNIEQDFDARVVVFSIFFVCMYAGMGWLVWAHRKPKRPFYAYGFMLGVLALGVLVSVIRGVAYGIGAMHQTTLLLPTPVNIAFVFTLLLVLPALSIGMAMLAHDDMTERLEYWVNQDELTGALTRRGFFARLHAVIEQTSKASGVFSVAIVDLDHFKSINDQYGHAMGDLVLTRVGQLIVSSLREADVFGRLGGEEFVIMFPGLHRQEAASRLDILRVSLRDDYSRTVDDAVPVFTFSAGVDEYRAGEPMENLMRRADTALYAAKAQGRDRVVAADDMPSGPGPGPGPQGLPGAIDEMAGQLGIRTTIRADD is encoded by the coding sequence ATGCTCACTTCTCTCAGCATCCTGTTTGCGGTCATGACGTTGGCCAATTTCATGAGCCTGGCGATTTTCGGATCGCTGCGTCATGCGGGCATCCCCGGCATCAGCCGCTGGATGGCGGCTAACCTATTGGCCATTGCCGGCATGCTTCTTTATGCATTGCGCGATGCCAGTTCGAGTTTCCTGCTGGTGGTCCTGGGCAATGCGCTGTTTTGCTGCGCGATCGTGCAGGGCTACCAGGGATGTCGGCAGTTTTTCCGACGGCCGCCGGCAATGCTGTTGCCATACCTGGGCCTGCTGATCGCGATCGCGGCTATCTGCTACTGGAACAATATCGAACAGGATTTCGATGCCCGTGTCGTCGTCTTTTCGATTTTCTTCGTTTGCATGTATGCCGGCATGGGCTGGCTCGTCTGGGCCCACCGCAAGCCCAAGCGCCCGTTCTATGCCTACGGTTTCATGCTGGGCGTTCTTGCCCTGGGTGTGCTGGTCAGCGTGATACGGGGTGTCGCCTACGGCATCGGCGCGATGCATCAGACGACGCTGCTGCTGCCCACGCCCGTGAATATCGCCTTTGTATTCACGTTGCTGCTGGTCCTGCCCGCGCTGTCGATCGGCATGGCCATGCTCGCGCATGACGACATGACCGAGCGCCTGGAGTACTGGGTCAACCAGGACGAACTGACCGGGGCGCTGACCCGGCGCGGCTTCTTCGCCAGGCTGCACGCGGTGATCGAGCAGACGAGCAAGGCCAGCGGCGTGTTTTCGGTGGCCATCGTCGATCTGGATCACTTCAAATCCATCAACGACCAGTACGGGCACGCGATGGGTGATCTGGTCCTTACGCGCGTGGGCCAGCTTATCGTTTCCTCGCTGCGCGAGGCCGATGTGTTCGGCCGCCTGGGCGGAGAGGAGTTCGTCATCATGTTCCCGGGTCTGCATCGGCAGGAGGCGGCCTCCAGGCTCGACATCTTGCGCGTGAGCCTGCGCGACGATTATTCCCGCACGGTGGACGACGCCGTGCCGGTTTTCACATTCAGCGCGGGGGTGGACGAATACCGCGCCGGCGAACCCATGGAAAATCTGATGCGGCGCGCCGACACGGCACTGTATGCCGCCAAGGCCCAGGGCCGCGATCGCGTCGTGGCCGCCGACGACATGCCGTCCGGTCCTGGGCCCGGACCCGGTCCGCAGGGCCTGCCCGGCGCCATAGACGAAATGGCCGGCCAGCTCGGGATCCGCACGACCATCAGGGCGGACGACTGA
- a CDS encoding NAD/NADP-dependent octopine/nopaline dehydrogenase family protein encodes MKVAILGGGHGCYAAAADFTLRGHEVRMWRRQAAQRVQDYAIAMKDKNGEHDLRIALYTPDIGEAARDADLIVVPTPAFAQEDIARKLAPHLQDGQVVFLPPGTFGSLVMWRVLRQAGNRAEVAFCETGTLPYLARKHGEQQVTLTSYATRLPTGVFPARLSDRAYAVLRQGYPIEPVEDALSGALMNAGPIIHPPLILMNAGPLQHFPSWDIHNEGTQPAIRAVADMLDQERIGVREKLGYETPHFPLRDHYVGDRWMYGDAHQRLVESGDWRENIDLMTHRYMTEDVHYGLAFLVSVADWCGASAPIASGLLAIAGAIGGKDLKRGPRTMGALGLAAITPDELKRRLATGEGL; translated from the coding sequence ATGAAAGTAGCGATCCTCGGCGGCGGACACGGCTGCTATGCGGCAGCAGCGGACTTCACCCTGCGCGGCCACGAGGTCCGCATGTGGCGCCGCCAGGCCGCGCAGCGCGTGCAAGACTATGCCATCGCCATGAAGGACAAAAATGGCGAGCACGACCTGCGCATCGCGCTCTATACCCCCGACATCGGCGAGGCCGCGCGCGACGCCGATCTCATCGTGGTTCCCACGCCGGCCTTCGCCCAGGAAGACATCGCGCGCAAGCTGGCGCCTCATCTGCAGGATGGCCAGGTGGTGTTCCTGCCGCCGGGAACTTTCGGCAGCCTGGTGATGTGGCGCGTCCTGCGCCAGGCTGGCAACCGGGCCGAGGTGGCCTTCTGCGAAACCGGCACGCTGCCCTACCTGGCGCGCAAACACGGCGAGCAGCAGGTCACCCTTACGAGCTACGCCACGCGCCTGCCCACCGGCGTGTTCCCGGCCCGCTTGTCCGATCGCGCATACGCGGTGCTGCGCCAGGGCTACCCCATCGAGCCGGTGGAAGATGCGCTGTCCGGCGCGCTGATGAACGCCGGACCCATCATCCACCCGCCGCTCATCCTGATGAACGCCGGTCCCCTGCAGCACTTTCCGTCCTGGGACATCCACAACGAAGGCACGCAGCCGGCCATCCGCGCGGTGGCCGACATGCTCGACCAAGAGCGTATCGGCGTGCGCGAAAAGCTGGGCTACGAGACGCCGCACTTTCCCCTGCGCGATCATTACGTCGGCGACCGGTGGATGTACGGCGATGCGCACCAGCGCCTGGTCGAGAGCGGGGACTGGCGCGAAAACATCGACCTGATGACGCATCGCTATATGACCGAGGACGTGCACTACGGCCTGGCCTTCCTGGTGTCGGTGGCCGACTGGTGCGGCGCCTCGGCGCCCATTGCCAGCGGCCTGCTCGCCATTGCCGGCGCCATCGGCGGCAAGGACCTCAAGCGGGGCCCACGTACCATGGGCGCGCTGGGCCTGGCCGCGATAACGCCCGATGAACTCAAGCGCAGACTGGCCACCGGGGAAGGGCTGTGA
- a CDS encoding 3-hydroxyacyl-CoA dehydrogenase NAD-binding domain-containing protein yields the protein MNGAPIAAFGTGRMGRGIAAAHALAGQDFALIDLRPRTAQAWQRLQDQARAELQGMFDTMLSLGCIDPTAAQAAPGRVTLVGRDDAPAALASACLLFEAVPETLDAKREALEFVGRHTATGAIVASTSSTMLAGELSALIPHPERFLNTHWLNPAYLIPLVEVAPHAGTSACVLERALAALKTARKIPVVCNDRPGYIVPRLQTLVMNEAARMIEEGTATAADIDQAIRYGFGPRYAAMGVAEFIDFGGLDILYHASRYLSAHLDPVRYAAPRIIEEKMQAGELGVKTGQGLYTWEAGKVQRFQQDALARMARILALNTQEHAAQRK from the coding sequence GTGAACGGCGCGCCCATCGCGGCATTCGGTACCGGACGCATGGGCCGAGGTATCGCGGCGGCCCATGCCCTGGCCGGGCAGGACTTCGCCCTGATCGATCTGCGCCCGCGCACCGCCCAGGCCTGGCAGCGCCTGCAAGATCAAGCGCGCGCCGAACTGCAGGGCATGTTCGACACGATGCTGTCGCTGGGCTGCATCGATCCGACCGCCGCACAAGCCGCCCCAGGCAGGGTGACGCTGGTAGGCCGCGACGACGCCCCCGCCGCGCTGGCCTCGGCCTGCCTGCTCTTCGAAGCCGTACCGGAGACCCTGGACGCCAAGCGCGAAGCCCTGGAATTCGTGGGCCGACACACGGCGACGGGTGCCATCGTCGCCTCGACCTCATCGACCATGCTGGCCGGCGAACTGTCCGCGCTGATTCCGCATCCGGAGCGCTTTCTCAACACGCACTGGCTCAATCCCGCCTATCTGATCCCGCTGGTTGAAGTCGCGCCGCACGCGGGCACCTCGGCTTGCGTGCTCGAGCGCGCGCTGGCCGCACTGAAGACAGCCCGCAAGATACCGGTGGTGTGCAACGACAGGCCCGGCTACATCGTGCCGCGCCTGCAGACCCTGGTCATGAACGAGGCGGCCCGCATGATCGAGGAAGGCACCGCCACGGCGGCCGACATCGACCAGGCTATCCGCTACGGGTTCGGGCCGCGCTATGCGGCTATGGGTGTGGCCGAATTCATCGACTTCGGCGGGCTAGACATCCTCTACCACGCGAGCCGCTATCTGAGCGCGCACCTTGACCCCGTGCGCTATGCCGCGCCCAGGATCATCGAGGAGAAAATGCAGGCCGGCGAACTGGGCGTGAAAACCGGACAGGGCCTCTATACCTGGGAAGCGGGGAAGGTGCAGCGTTTTCAGCAGGACGCGCTGGCGCGCATGGCGCGCATCCTGGCGCTGAACACGCAAGAACACGCAGCACAACGAAAGTAA